A region of Veillonellaceae bacterium DNA encodes the following proteins:
- a CDS encoding amino acid ABC transporter permease produces the protein MLNFDQMEKMTLQILPYLPATLELLLFSLILAIVLGLGAALSRIYRIPILQRVSQAYILLGRAVPTLIILYVVFYGLPMILLMIRGQADLTLISEIPPFAYAVVGLGLHSGAYLAEIFYSAFYSVPKGQLEAAEVMGLSTFRTVKNIILPQALTFALPMMANEVLNLLKGTSIAALITVVELFGAANIQAALTNLYLEIYISAALIYWALSIAIERGFRFAERRAGFYLR, from the coding sequence ATGCTGAACTTTGACCAAATGGAGAAAATGACACTTCAGATTCTCCCCTACCTTCCTGCGACGCTGGAACTTCTCCTCTTCTCGCTTATTCTTGCGATCGTGCTGGGACTTGGGGCAGCCCTCTCCCGCATCTACCGCATCCCCATCCTGCAGCGTGTCTCCCAGGCCTACATTCTCCTGGGCCGCGCCGTACCGACACTCATCATCCTCTACGTCGTCTTCTACGGGCTGCCGATGATCCTCCTCATGATCCGCGGCCAGGCCGATCTCACCCTCATCTCCGAGATCCCGCCATTCGCCTATGCCGTCGTAGGGCTTGGCCTTCACTCAGGCGCTTACCTTGCGGAAATCTTCTACTCCGCCTTCTACTCCGTCCCCAAAGGGCAGCTTGAAGCAGCAGAAGTCATGGGCCTTTCCACCTTCCGCACCGTGAAGAACATCATCCTTCCGCAGGCACTCACCTTCGCCCTCCCCATGATGGCCAACGAAGTCCTGAACCTCCTCAAAGGCACCTCCATCGCAGCCCTCATCACCGTCGTCGAACTCTTCGGCGCCGCGAATATCCAGGCTGCCCTGACGAACCTTTACCTCGAAATCTACATCTCCGCCGCCCTCATCTACTGGGCGCTCAGCATAGCGATCGAAAGAGGCTTCCGCTTCGCCGAAAGAAGAGCAGGCTTCTACCTGAGATAA
- a CDS encoding protein jag: MRTVRVTAKTVEAAVEDGIKQLGISREEAIVHVVEQPSGGLFGLIHKKPAVVDVSVIDEPETEETPEAPKAEETLAETPAEESKAEETKEEPAEKEAKEAEAPAETAEESKETEETESKETEEKPAHREGREEAPFNAEEQEQTAEEAKKFLENVFKGMHLDVTMEKMMNEERILLSLHGEGLGILIGKHGQTLDALQYLTNLAAGKSFRHRYFVMLDVENYRERRQDTLEALAHRLAGKARRTGEPVKLEPMPAGERRIIHLALQDDPSVSTESEGEVPYRYVVISPNR; the protein is encoded by the coding sequence ATGAGAACAGTCAGAGTCACAGCAAAAACAGTTGAAGCCGCAGTAGAAGACGGCATAAAACAGCTGGGTATCAGCCGTGAAGAAGCAATCGTTCATGTCGTAGAACAGCCCTCCGGCGGACTTTTCGGATTGATCCACAAGAAACCGGCCGTCGTTGACGTATCCGTCATCGATGAACCGGAAACAGAAGAAACTCCGGAAGCACCGAAAGCCGAAGAAACACTGGCTGAAACACCGGCAGAAGAATCGAAAGCCGAAGAAACCAAGGAAGAACCAGCTGAGAAAGAAGCAAAAGAAGCAGAAGCTCCGGCTGAAACCGCTGAAGAATCCAAGGAAACGGAAGAAACAGAATCCAAGGAAACTGAAGAAAAACCGGCTCACAGAGAAGGCAGAGAAGAAGCACCGTTCAATGCGGAAGAACAGGAACAGACCGCTGAAGAAGCGAAGAAATTCCTCGAAAACGTATTCAAGGGCATGCACCTCGACGTCACCATGGAAAAAATGATGAACGAAGAAAGAATTCTCCTCTCCCTCCACGGAGAAGGCCTCGGCATCCTCATCGGCAAACACGGCCAGACACTGGACGCACTCCAGTACCTGACAAACCTTGCCGCTGGCAAATCCTTCCGTCACCGTTACTTCGTCATGCTTGACGTGGAAAACTACAGAGAACGCCGCCAGGACACCCTGGAAGCCCTCGCACATAGACTTGCCGGCAAAGCAAGAAGAACCGGCGAACCCGTCAAACTCGAACCGATGCCGGCAGGAGAACGCAGAATCATCCATCTCGCACTGCAGGACGATCCCTCCGTCTCCACCGAATCCGAAGGAGAAGTACCGTACAGATACGTAGTCATCAGCCCGAACCGCTGA
- a CDS encoding transporter substrate-binding domain-containing protein — translation MQLKSIFKIAAAAIAAASVIALAGCGGDKDASASAAKSQASGAKTYVVATRGTFRPFTYMDDKNNLTGYDVEILKEVERRNPGIHFEFKTMAPSAGFVGMESGQVDIVANQITYNEERAAKTIYTKEVNNYTARKLAVRNDRNDINSLEDLKGKKVVTTTNSEVTRQLQKMNETMDPKMDLIYTDKGFTEGANLVVTGRADATPQYEVSITDAAKTLGLPIKAVGPVIASDPTYFALRKDEDHQKLANTIDKTLKDMKADGTLKKLSEEFLGKDYTVPQQ, via the coding sequence ATGCAGCTTAAATCCATCTTCAAAATCGCGGCCGCTGCCATCGCTGCCGCTTCCGTCATTGCCCTTGCAGGATGCGGCGGAGACAAGGACGCTTCCGCCTCTGCCGCCAAGAGCCAGGCATCCGGCGCCAAGACATACGTCGTAGCCACCCGCGGCACCTTCCGCCCCTTCACTTACATGGACGACAAGAACAACCTTACCGGCTATGACGTGGAAATCCTGAAAGAAGTCGAAAGACGAAATCCGGGCATCCACTTCGAATTCAAGACCATGGCGCCTTCTGCAGGCTTTGTCGGCATGGAATCCGGACAGGTCGACATCGTCGCCAACCAGATCACCTACAATGAAGAACGCGCGGCAAAGACGATCTACACCAAGGAAGTCAACAACTACACCGCCAGAAAACTGGCCGTCAGAAATGACAGGAACGACATCAACAGCCTCGAAGACCTGAAGGGCAAGAAGGTCGTCACCACGACAAACAGCGAAGTCACCCGCCAGCTCCAGAAGATGAATGAAACCATGGATCCGAAGATGGACCTGATCTACACCGACAAAGGCTTCACCGAAGGGGCGAACCTCGTCGTCACCGGACGCGCAGATGCCACCCCGCAGTATGAAGTCTCCATCACAGACGCTGCCAAGACACTCGGCCTTCCGATCAAAGCCGTAGGACCGGTCATCGCCAGCGATCCGACCTACTTCGCTCTTAGAAAAGACGAAGACCACCAGAAACTGGCCAATACCATCGACAAGACCCTGAAAGACATGAAGGCCGACGGCACGCTCAAGAAACTCTCGGAAGAGTTCCTCGGCAAAGATTACACCGTACCACAGCAGTAA
- a CDS encoding YidC/Oxa1 family membrane protein insertase has product MSDFQIPLLSTFVGFLADIMRVCLEFCYKMTNDMGFPSYGIAIIVLTVIIKTLLLPFALKQIKSMKAMQEIQPEMQRIQKKYKNDPNKLREEMGKLYKEHGASPLAGCLPLLIQMPFLVSIYYALQGFPYDPAHESFLWLQSLAVPDSTYILPILSAASTFIISWQTTPKDAPGNQKTMLLLMPLMIGWMSLNFPSGLVIYWIVCNLYQLVQQTIMYREEMVDRLGVSKKGVLTVHNHEDEDEVKTEEPKKKKVIRKRVIKKVVKKKEPEADEEAESGETAAEAPKTEAPKEENKEEKKAPEAKPEAEEKRTTIRNPGRLMKRNENSQSHSKNS; this is encoded by the coding sequence ATGAGTGATTTTCAGATACCGCTTCTGAGTACCTTTGTAGGCTTCCTCGCAGACATCATGCGCGTCTGCCTCGAATTCTGCTACAAGATGACAAACGATATGGGCTTCCCGAGCTACGGGATCGCGATCATTGTCCTGACAGTGATCATCAAGACCCTCCTGCTCCCGTTTGCCCTAAAACAGATCAAGTCCATGAAGGCCATGCAGGAAATCCAGCCAGAAATGCAGCGGATCCAGAAGAAGTACAAAAACGATCCGAACAAACTGCGTGAAGAAATGGGCAAACTGTACAAGGAACACGGCGCATCGCCTCTCGCAGGCTGCCTGCCGCTCCTCATCCAGATGCCATTCCTGGTTTCCATTTACTACGCCCTTCAGGGATTCCCCTACGACCCGGCCCATGAAAGCTTCCTCTGGCTGCAGAGCCTTGCCGTACCGGACTCCACCTATATCCTCCCGATCCTTTCCGCTGCGTCTACCTTCATCATTTCCTGGCAGACCACACCGAAAGATGCTCCTGGCAACCAGAAGACCATGCTTCTTCTCATGCCTCTCATGATCGGGTGGATGTCGCTGAACTTCCCGAGCGGACTTGTCATTTACTGGATTGTCTGCAACCTGTACCAGCTCGTGCAGCAGACCATCATGTATCGTGAAGAAATGGTCGACCGTCTCGGCGTCTCCAAAAAAGGCGTACTGACAGTTCACAACCATGAAGACGAAGATGAAGTCAAGACCGAAGAACCGAAGAAGAAAAAGGTCATTCGCAAAAGAGTCATCAAGAAGGTAGTCAAGAAGAAAGAACCGGAAGCAGATGAAGAAGCTGAAAGCGGAGAAACAGCCGCAGAAGCTCCGAAGACAGAAGCTCCGAAAGAGGAAAACAAAGAAGAAAAGAAAGCTCCCGAAGCAAAGCCGGAAGCAGAAGAAAAAAGAACAACGATAAGAAACCCGGGGAGGCTGATGAAACGAAATGAGAACAGTCAGAGTCACAGCAAAAACAGTTGA
- the yidD gene encoding membrane protein insertion efficiency factor YidD: MKNLLIALIRFYRTFISPLKAPCCRFYPTCSEYALQAVQKYGALKGSWLAVKRISKCHPFHKGGYDPLP; encoded by the coding sequence ATGAAGAATCTGCTTATCGCATTGATACGATTCTACAGGACCTTTATTTCACCCCTTAAGGCTCCCTGCTGTCGTTTTTACCCCACCTGCAGCGAATATGCTCTGCAGGCGGTACAAAAATATGGCGCCCTGAAAGGCAGCTGGCTCGCCGTCAAACGGATTTCCAAGTGTCACCCTTTTCATAAGGGAGGATACGATCCTTTGCCGTGA
- a CDS encoding transporter substrate-binding domain-containing protein — translation MKFSSLLKGAAALIAAASVIALAGCGGDKDASASAAKSQSAGAKTYIVATRGTFRPFTYVDDKGNLTGYDVEILKEVEKRNPGIHFEYKMMPTSAAFVAIESGQADIVANQVGYTDERAAKTIYTKEVNNYTARKIAVRNDRNDINSLEDLKGKKVAVTTNSEAVRQLQDLNKTYNPPIELIYTDKGFTEGANLVVSGRADATPQYEVSITDAVKTLGLPIKAVGPVISSVPTYFALKKDDDHQKLADTIDKTLKDMKADGTLKKLSEEFLGKDYTVPQQ, via the coding sequence ATGAAATTTTCTTCCCTTCTTAAAGGGGCAGCCGCCCTCATCGCTGCCGCTTCCGTCATCGCCCTTGCGGGATGCGGAGGGGACAAGGACGCTTCCGCCTCTGCCGCCAAGAGCCAGTCCGCCGGCGCCAAGACATATATCGTTGCCACCCGCGGCACCTTCCGTCCCTTCACCTATGTGGACGACAAAGGAAACCTTACCGGCTACGATGTGGAAATCCTGAAAGAAGTCGAAAAAAGGAACCCGGGCATCCACTTCGAATACAAGATGATGCCGACTTCTGCCGCTTTCGTTGCCATCGAATCAGGCCAGGCGGATATCGTCGCCAATCAGGTCGGATATACGGACGAAAGAGCTGCCAAGACGATCTACACGAAGGAAGTCAACAACTACACCGCCAGAAAGATCGCCGTCAGGAATGACAGGAATGACATCAACAGCCTTGAAGACCTGAAGGGCAAGAAAGTCGCCGTCACGACGAACAGCGAAGCCGTCCGCCAGCTGCAGGATCTCAACAAAACCTACAACCCGCCGATTGAACTCATTTACACCGACAAAGGATTCACCGAAGGCGCCAACCTCGTCGTCTCCGGACGCGCAGATGCCACCCCGCAGTACGAAGTCTCCATCACGGACGCCGTAAAGACACTCGGCCTTCCGATCAAGGCCGTAGGCCCCGTCATTTCCAGTGTCCCCACCTACTTTGCATTAAAGAAGGACGATGATCACCAGAAACTGGCCGACACCATCGACAAGACACTGAAAGACATGAAGGCCGACGGCACGCTCAAGAAACTCTCTGAAGAGTTCCTCGGCAAAGATTACACCGTACCACAGCAGTAA
- a CDS encoding amino acid ABC transporter permease codes for MDQFFNFNYMVSSLPILLSYLDVTLFVTAVSFPIGLAIGAVTALARIHKTPVFSQISSVYISFIRGTPFLVQLFLICFGLPQVLRAFGASDIRSVPGIVFVLLMMSLHEGAYLSEVVRGALSAVEKGQLEACRAMNLTKKRTYFGIIFPQAFRFAVPVLGNTLISCLKNTSLIFNAGVVDMMSKADLMGAYSYHHLELYLDVGLIYIALCAIVQIGVIIVNRSFRYA; via the coding sequence TTGGACCAATTCTTCAATTTCAATTACATGGTGAGCTCGCTCCCTATCCTGCTCTCCTACCTTGACGTGACGCTCTTCGTCACAGCCGTCTCCTTCCCGATCGGGCTTGCCATAGGAGCCGTCACTGCGCTGGCAAGGATCCACAAGACTCCTGTCTTCTCGCAGATCTCCTCTGTCTATATTTCCTTCATCCGCGGCACCCCCTTCCTCGTCCAGCTCTTCCTCATCTGCTTCGGACTTCCGCAGGTGCTGCGCGCATTCGGCGCATCGGACATCCGCTCCGTGCCGGGCATCGTCTTCGTCCTCCTCATGATGTCGCTTCATGAAGGCGCCTACCTCTCCGAAGTCGTGAGAGGCGCCCTCTCTGCCGTCGAAAAAGGACAGCTCGAAGCCTGCCGCGCCATGAACCTCACCAAGAAGCGCACCTACTTCGGGATCATTTTCCCGCAGGCCTTCCGCTTCGCCGTACCGGTCCTTGGCAATACCCTGATTTCCTGCCTCAAGAATACATCCCTCATCTTCAATGCCGGCGTTGTCGACATGATGAGCAAGGCAGACCTCATGGGCGCCTACAGCTACCACCATCTGGAACTTTACCTTGACGTCGGGCTCATTTACATCGCCCTCTGCGCCATCGTCCAGATCGGCGTCATCATCGTGAACCGTTCATTCCGCTATGCGTAA
- a CDS encoding GNAT family N-acetyltransferase: MYRLLNANDGHEYAALVHDAYQADGELGIDFAAVTLPEEKLIRGLILNPTYGLFIEGRLVSAITLRMPWVKKPGPYGVPHLGWVSTRPEEKHKGYARKLFFLLEEQVLKEELRTPAVTLGTAAEHPWLVKMYESWGFEIVETKTLPGNSHKTVYMKKSYL, translated from the coding sequence TTGTACCGCTTACTCAATGCGAATGACGGCCATGAATACGCCGCCCTCGTCCATGATGCTTATCAGGCAGATGGAGAACTGGGCATCGACTTTGCCGCCGTCACGCTCCCGGAAGAAAAACTCATCCGCGGACTCATCCTGAATCCCACCTACGGCCTCTTCATCGAAGGCCGCCTCGTCAGCGCCATCACGCTCAGGATGCCATGGGTGAAGAAACCGGGCCCCTATGGAGTTCCCCATCTTGGATGGGTCTCCACAAGGCCGGAAGAAAAGCACAAGGGATACGCCAGGAAACTCTTCTTCCTTCTGGAAGAACAAGTCCTCAAAGAAGAACTCCGCACCCCTGCCGTCACCCTCGGCACAGCCGCCGAGCATCCCTGGCTCGTCAAAATGTATGAATCATGGGGATTTGAAATCGTCGAGACAAAGACGCTCCCCGGCAACAGCCACAAAACCGTTTACATGAAAAAATCGTATCTCTGA